A DNA window from Paralichthys olivaceus isolate ysfri-2021 chromosome 11, ASM2471397v2, whole genome shotgun sequence contains the following coding sequences:
- the calm3a gene encoding calmodulin 3a (phosphorylase kinase, delta) has translation MADQLTEEQIAEFKEAFSLFDKDGDGTITTKELGTVMRSLGQNPTEAELQDMINEVDADGNGTIDFPEFLTMMARKMKDTDSEEEIREAFRVFDKDGNGYISAAELRHVMTNLGEKLTDEEVDEMIREADIDGDGQVNYEEFVQMMTAK, from the exons ATG GCTGATCAGCTGACTGAGGAGCAGATTGCTG AGTTCAAGGAGGCGTTCTCACTGTTTGACAAGGATGGAGATGGCACAATCACAACCAAAGAGCTTGGGACTGTGATGCGCTCTCTGGGACAGAACCCCACTGAGGCTGAGCTGCAGGATATGATCAATGAGGTGGATGCTGATG GTAATGGCACAATTGACTTTCCTGAGTTCCTGACCATGATGGCCAGGAAGATGAAAGATACAGACAGTGAGGAAGAGATCAGAGAAGCCTTCAGAGTCTTCGACAAG GACGGTAACGGCTACATCAGTGCAGCAGAGCTACGGCATGTCATGACCAACCTAGGGGAGAAGCTCACAGACGAGGAGGTGGATGAAATGATCCGTGAGGCCGACATTGATGGCGACGGGCAGGTCAACTATGAGG AGTTTGTCCAGATGATGACTGCCAAGTGA